GACGGGTCTCTCCGTCGCCGACCTTCGGGCCGAACTCGCCGACCTGCGGACCTGGGCCGACCGCGAGGACGCCGACCCAGTCGAGGAGGGCGGTCTGGACGACCTGGCCGGCCGCCTCGACGACCTCGACGGCCGACACGCGGAGCTGGGCGAGCGCCTCGACGCGGTCGCCGAGCCCGAGTGGACCGACCGCTTCGGCGACCGGATCGCGGCCGCCGAGTCGGAGCTGGACGACTGCGAGCCACCGGTCGACTGGGCCGCCGTGGGCTCGGTCCTCGACGAGCATCGCGGCGACTTCGGGTCGGGCGCGTAGCGGGCAGTCGAGTCGCCGCTGGCCGGTCGGGTCGTCACTGTTCTCTCGGGATTTCACCATCGAGCGCGGCGGAAAACGAGTCGGTCGATAGACGGCAGCGTGTCCGGGCGGTTCGAGGGCTCAGACGTTTCGGTCGCGGATCGCGGCGCGGGCAGCGACGTCGGCGACGGCGGCGCCGCGGTCGGCGGTGCGGGTGAGGTGGTCGAGCGCGCGCGCCAGCGCGACGGTCGCGGCGGTCGAGCCGTCGAAGGGCGCTGTCGCCTCGTCGAACAGCGCCGCGTCGACCGCCTCGATTTCGGCGACGGCCCGCTCGTGGCCGCCGAGCGCGATCGCGGTCAGGTCCTCGTCGGCGTCGTCGAGCACGGCCGTCGTCGCGTCGTCGACGACGGTTCGGGCGGCTTCGGCCGCGTCGCGTACGTTCTCGGCCACGGGGTCGGGGAGCGATTCGGGGAGCCGGCGAGCGGCGCGGGCGACGCCGACGCCCCGGCGGGCGACCCCTTCGAGCTGACGGGCGGTGACGTAGTAGTCGAACAGCGTCGGGCGGGTGAGCCCGAGGCGGTCGATCTCCTCCAGCGAGACGAGCGACCGCGAGAGGTGGCGGGCGACCATCCGAAAGAGTCGATCGGCCTCGTCGGCGCGCCCGCGGAGCCGCTCGTAAGCGTCGGCGTCGGCGGCGACCAGTGCGTCCGTCGCGGATCGGTGGATCGACAGCGCCGTGAACTGCAGCTGGACGACCGACTGGCGGACGGAGACGTTCGCGGCGTCGAGGAGGTGCTGGACGGTGATCTCCGTCTCGTTGGTGACCAGCAGGTCGGTCCCGACGAGGTTGCGGACGACCGAGCGGGCGGCCCGGCGCTGCTCGTCGGTGAACGACTCGACCGGTTCGAGCGTGACCGTCTCGAAGCCGACGGCGTGGGCGGCCTGAAGCGCACGGCGGACCAGGGCGGGCTCGTCGCCGTCGACGACGACCGTCGCCGCCGCCAGCTCGTCGACGTCCTTCTCGGCGGCCCGGAGGACGATCGAGTCGTCGCCGTGGGTGGCCAGGTACAGCTCCATGCCCGCCTCGAGCTGGTGGTCGTTCGCCCACTCTTTGGGGATCGACACCGTGTACGTGCCGCCGCCGACCTGTTGGAGTTTGCGCGTCTGCATCAGTACAGCAACTCGGGGTCCGTCTCGATCATGTACAGCGTCCGCGCGGCGACGTTGACCCCGTGGTCGCCGACGCGTTCGAGGTCCCGGATCGTCAACAGCAGCCGAGACACGTCGTCCAGTACCCGCTCGACCGCCCACGAGTCCTCGCCGGCCTCGCCTTCGAGGAGGTCGCGAACGACCCGCTCGCTGGCGCGCTGGCAGTGGGCGTCGAGCTCGTCGTCGCGAGCGGCGACCGCGCGACAGCCGTCGGCGTCACCCGTTTCGTAGGCGTCCAGCGCCGCGGACACCTGGTCGCGAGCGTCGGCGCCGATGGCCTGCACGTCCACCTCGTCGGCCGGCCGCTCGGCCGCCAGCGCGTAGCGGCCGAGGTTGGTCGCCAGGTCGCCAACGCGTTCCAGGTCCGTCAGGATCTTGAACGAGGCGGCGACGAACCGCAGGTCGGAGGCGACGGGCTGCTGGAGCGCGAGCAGGTCGACGCAGTCGCCCTCCAGGTCGAGATACCGGTCGTTGATCGCCGCGTCGCCGTCGATCACGTCCTCGGCGAGGCCGTCGTCGCCCTTCGTCAGCGCGGTCAACCCGTCATCGAGCTGCGCGAGCACGTCGTCGCCCAGCGCGCAGACGTCGGTCCGCAGGTCGTCGAGCGCCGCCTGGTACCCCTCGCGCGTCACTGCGATCACCCGAACTTCCCGGTGACGTAGTCCTCGACGCGCTGGCTCTCGGGGTTCTCGAAGATCTTCTCGGTGTCGTCGTACTCGACCAGCTCGCCGCCGGTCAGGAAGACGGCCGTCTGGTCGGAGATACGCGCCGCCTGCTGCATGTTGTGCGTGACGACGACGACCGTGTAGTCCTTCGCCAGCTCCTCGATGAGGTCCTCGATCTTCGAGGTAGCGACCGGATCCAGCGCGGAGGCGGGCTCGTCCATGAGGATCACGTCGGGGTCGACCGCCAGACAGCGAGCGATACAGAGCCGCTGTTGCTGGCCGCCCGACAGGCCCATCGCGTTGTCGTCCAGCCGGTCTTCGACCTCGTCCCAGATGGCCGCCTGTTCGAGCGCCCGGTGGACGAGTTCGTCGGCGTCCTCGCTGTCGTCGCGGCCGGTGAGCCGCGCGAGCAGCCCCGTGTCCAGATCGCCGTGCTTGCGCGGGCCGTAGGTGATGTTGTCGCGGATCGATTTGGGAAACGGGTTGGGTGCCTGGAACACCATGCCGACCTCCTTGCGAAGTTCCACGAGGTCGACGCCGTCCTGGTAGATCTCCTCGCCGTCGAGCTGCACGGAGCCGTCGATGGTGGCGGCCTTGATCCGATCGTTCATGCGGTTGAGGCAGCGCAGATACGTCGACTTGCCACAGCCGGAGGGGCCGATGAGCGCGGTGACGCTCTCCTCGGGGATGTCCATCGAGACGCCCTTCAGCGCGTGGTCGTCGCCGTAGTGGACGTCCAGATCCTCGACGCTGAGCTTCGCCTCGCCCTCGAAGGAGTAGTCGCTCCACTCCTCGCGGATCCGCTCGTCGGTCTCGCCCGTCGTCGTCTCCGACGAGCGCGCTGTGCTCTCGGCCTGTGGTTCTGTCTCACTCATAGGTCAGTTTGCTCCGGAAGTACTGTCGCGTGGCGATACCGACCGCGTAGAACGCGAGGACGACGCCCAGCAGGACCAGGGCGGTCCCCCAGCCGAAGGCGGTGATGTCGTTGACACCGGCGGTCTGGCCGGTGCCGGTCAGCACCACCTGGTACAGCTGGTAGGGCAGCGCCGTCGTCGCCTGCGTGAGTTCGGGATTGGTGACGAACGGCGGCGACAGCGACAGCTGGAAGCTGTTCAGCACCTTCGCCCGCTGGCCGGCGGGGACGAACGACCCGCCGCCCATCGTCAGCAACAGCGGGGCCGTCTCGCCGGCGATGCGGCCGACGCCGAGGATGACGCCGGTGACGACGCCCGGCATCGCCGCTGGGAGGACGACGCTGCGGATCGTCTGCCACTTCGAGACGCCCAGCGCCGCGCTGGCGTCGCGGTACTCGTCGGGCACCGCGATCATCGCCTCGCGGGCCGTGATGACCACCAGCGGCAGCAGCATGAACCCGAGAGTGATCATCCCCGACAGCAGTGACTTCTGGGGCTGGGGAGTGAACCGCGGCACCAGGAACGCGGCGCCGAACAGGCCGAACACGATGCTCGGCGTCGACCACAGCGCGTTCGTGGCGACCTCGACGACGTTGGTGAATCGGCCCTGTTCGGCGTACTCCGTGAGGAAGATGGCCGCGCCGACGCCCAGCGGCACCGACAGGACGACCGCGCCGATCACGAGCCAGGCGGTCCCGACGATGGCCGGGAAGACGCCCGTGATGTCGGTGAACAGGGACGCGCCGTTCATCAGGAACGGCCAGTACACCGGCCAGGCGACGTCGAAGCTGAATCCGAGCAGGCCGATGGTCGTGGCCGGGCCGACGCCGAGGCCGACCGCGATGCCCTCGGTGACCGGGCCGAAGCCCTTGAAGACGACGAAGGCGACCAGCGCGATCAGGATCGCGATGATCGCCATCGCGTTGAGATAGACGAGCAGGTACGCGCCGAGGTGGCGGCCGCGGGCGCCGAAGCCGCCGTAGGCTTTGGCGGCCGCCCAGCCGACGACCAGCGACGACGACATGACCGCGAACGGCGCGACCGTCCGCGCGAAGAACGTGACGGCCTGTGCGTCCGGGAAGTTCGCCGGCGACCACGACCACTCGGGGCCGACGATGCCGAGCAGGAAGATCAGCCCGAACAGGATCGCCAGCGCGCCGGCCGGCAGCGTCGAGCCGACGTCCTCCCGGGGGAGGGCTGTCGCGAAGAACGCGGCGCCGCCGACAAGCAGTCCGCCGGCCAGCCCGCCGAGGAGGCCGAGCCCGAGCGTCTCGGCGGCGACGAGCGCGCCGATCAGCCCCCACAGGCCCGCGAACAGGCCCGCGGCGACGAGCCCGGCGCTCGCGCGGGGGTCGGTCGGGAAGATTCCCCGGTAGGAGATCAGGCCGAACCCGCCCACCGCGACGCCCATCAGGACCAGCAGCAGGCCCAGCGTGGTCAGCGTCGGCAGGCCGACGAGCGTCCCGGTGATCGAGACGAGTTCGACGGTGGCCGCCAGTCCGAGGAAAAAGAGGACGGCGGCCAGGCCGACGGTCAGCGCGGCGACCGTCTCGTAGGTCGAGGTGTCGCCGCGGACGACCGACGACTCGGTGGCGCCCGCCATCACTCGACACCCCCGACCTTCCGGTCCATGCGACGTTCGATCAGCTGCGAGCCGATGCTGAGGAAGAGGACGGTGACGAAGAGGATGCAGCCGGCGACGAACAGCGCGTCCTTCTGGAACCCGCTGGAGGAGCCGTAGTTGGCCGCGATGAGGCTCGTGAGCGTCTCGAAGCCGTAAAAGACGTTGTACAGCGGCTCGGCGACCGTCGGCGTGTTGCGCAGCATGACGGTCGCGGCCATCGTCTCGCCGATGGCGCGACCGACGCCGAGCAGGACGGCGGCGGAGACGCCGGAGAAGGCGGTCGGGATGGTGACCGTCGTCATCGTCTGCCAGTCGGTCGTCCCGAGGGCGAGCGAGCCGCTTTTCATCGACTCGGGGACGCTGTTGATGGCGTCCTCGGCGACCGAGACGACCGTCGGCAGCGCCATCAGGCCGACGACGATACCGACGAACAGGTACGTCCCCTGGCCGACCAGGCTAAAGGCGTCGGATGCCCAGGGGCTCAGCACCGTGAACCCGAGGAAGCCGTAGACGATCGAGGGGATACCGGCGAGGATCTCGACGCCGGGCTTGACCACTTCGCGGACCGGCCCGGGGGCGATCTCCGAGATGAACAGGGCGGCCGCGACGCCGAGCGGGCCGGCGACGACGGTCGCGATGACCGTCACCAGCACCGTCCCCTGGATCATCGGGAGCATCGAGTACTGCTTGTCCGCCTGCGCGGGCGTCCAGGCGGTCGTGGTGAACATCTCCAGTCCGGGCACCCAGATCCCGAACACCGTACCGCTCTCGTCCTGGAGGATCGGCCACGCCTCGTAGAAGATGAAGAAGGTGATCAGCGCGAGGATGACCACCGTCGAGACCGTCATCGCGAGCGTGACGCCGCGGGCGGCCAGCTCCTGGTGGCGCAGCCACCCGTACGTCACCGCCATCAGGAAGCCGAGGGCGAACAGCGAGGTGTACGGCGAGGTCGCGAGGAAGCCGACGAACGCGCTCACCAGCGACAGCGCGCCGATCGCACCCGCAGCTACCGCGTCGTTTTCAGTGTCCTGTACGAACTCCCGGAACCGAGCGAGCCGAGACGCCAGTCGGGACTGCCATCCGTCGGGGTCTCTCTGTTGGTTTGTTGCCATGGTATCGAAAGAAAGCCGCGCGGCCGCTCGGCTCAGGCGGTGTCGGGGAGCTTCCCGAGTTCGGCTTCGAGGTCGGCGGTCGGCAGCGGGATGTAGTTGTTGTCCTCGACGAACACCTGCTGGCCGAACTGCGTCAGGAACATCCGCATGAACGCGCCCTCACGCATGTCCGTGCCGCTCGGGGTGTCCTCGGTGATCTGCGTGTACATGTGCAGGTCACGGTTGAGCGGGTAGGCGCTGTCGAAGATGGTGTTCTCGGCGTCCTTGCTGGTCTCGTAGACCGTGCCGTCGAACTCCAGCGCGATGGGGCGGACGGCGTCGCCGGTGAAGGCCAGCGCCATGTACGCGATGGCGCCCTCGTTCTGGCGGACGAGCTGGGCGACGCCCTGGTTCTGGCCCTGGCGGGTGTCGACGCCCGGCATCTCGGCCTCGGCGTCGCCGAGCATGTTCAGCCGGAAGGAGGTGTCCGTGCCCGACCCGACCGCGCGGCCGATGCAGAAGATCTCCTGGTCGGGGCCGCCGATCTCCGACCAGTTGGTGATCTCGTCCTGGTAGATCTTGCGGACCTGCTCGGCGGTGAGCTGGTCGATCCCGGCGTCGTAGATGTCCTGACTCACGACGATCGGCTGGCCGTCGCGGCCGAGGACGTGGTCGACGACCTCCTCGTCGCGCTTCTCCTCGCTCCAGTCGAGCTCGGCCGTGATCGGGCCCGAGGAGTTGCCGATGTCGACGAGGCCGTTCGTGACCGCCTCACAGCCGGTCCCCGAGTGGCTCAGGCCGATGGTCGCGCGGTAGGGCGGGCTCGAACGCGTCTCGGTCGCCTCGAAGCCGTACTGGGTCGCGAAGTAGTCCGCGAGGTGCATGTCCGTCTCGATCTCCGACCAGCCGGGGACCGAGCCCGAGTCGTTGGCGCCCCAGTACTCGCCGTCGCTCGGCGGGGCGTTCCCGTTCCAGTAGGAGGCGCCCTTGTTCGCGATCGGGTAGACCGTTGAGGAGCCCTCGCCGGTCAGCAGCGACGGCTCGTTCGATCCGCTGCTGGAGGCGTCGCCGCCCGTCCCCTCGTCGCTCGACGACCCGTCGGACCCGTCCGAGGACCCGTCGGACGAGCCGCCGTCGTCGTTCTCCGGCTCCGGCGTCGCCGTGTCCTCGTCCCCACCGCTCGAACAGCCCGCCAGCCCCGCCGCACCGATGGCACCGGATGTCAGCAGGAACTTGCGTCGTGATACCCTGTCCGCCGGACGCTCCGAATCTCGCGTCATCACTTCAGTCGAGTCGGGACCTAAGTAAACGGGTTTATAATAGGGGTACCACCTGGTACGAGACCCCTCTGAGCGGTACGATCCAGTGGGTGTGAGAATAGTCTGCAGGGGTCGGTACGTAGCGATATATAGTTCGGCGTTTATCGGGAGACAGCGGCGGTCTCATACGGAGTATTGTGAGACAGTCCGGGGTCGAACGCGCGCACTCGCACGGTCGACCCGCTAAGCGCTCGCGATAATCCGTATCACCGCTCGTCGACCAGCGGAGCGGCGGCGAGGCGGGCGGCGGCGATCCCGGTCAGGCCGCGTGCGGTCGCCGAATCGGCCGCGCGGCGTGCGTGAGCGGTCTCCAGCCCGACGCTGTCGGCGACGGGCACCAGTCTGACGGTCGTCCCGTCGGGCGTCACGTCACAGAGGAGGTACGACTGCGGGAACGAACAGGTCGTCGGCGCCGCGATCTCGCGAACACCGTCAGAGCGCTGCTCCGACGACCTCTCGCTCGCACCGCTCGCGGGGACGCCGTCGGAACCGTCGTCCGACGAGCCGCCCGAAACCGCCGTCGTCGGGAGGTGGTAGTGGCCGCTGAGGACGAGGGGCACGTCGCCGCTGGCGAGCGTCTCGACGAGCGGCTCGGGATCGCGCATCGCCGGGATATCAGCCAGCTCGGGCTCGACGGCCGCGCGGTGGGCGTCGAGCTGGTCGGTCACCGCGGGGAGGTTGTGATGGATCAACACGATGGCAGTCCCCGCGTGCGAGAGCTGGTCGGCCAGCCACTCGCGCTGGTCGGCGTCGACGTGTCCCTCGTGGCTGTCGGTCAGGCGCTCGGCCGTTCCCGCGCTGTTGAGTCCGACCACGTCGAGGTCGCCCACCCGAACGCGGTAGGAGAGTCCGTCCGGCCCGCGAGCGACCGGGTCCTCGGGCGTGTAGCGCTCGACGAACCGTCCGAGCGTGGGCGTCTCGTGTTCGTCGCGCTCCTTCGGCACGTCGTGGTTGCCGGGGACGGCGTGGAAGGGAGCGTCGAGGTCAGCGAGGCTCTCGTCGACCGCCTCGTAGTTCCAGGGCTCGCCGTCCTTGGTCAGGTCGCCCGGCGAGAGCACCGCGTCCACGTCGCGCTCGGCGATATCGGCGAGGGCGGCCTCGAAGTGCGGGCGCGTCCGCTCGAACAGCTTCGAGGTGCCTTCCGCTCTGGTCGCGACGTGCGGGTCGGCGACGACCGCGATCCGCGTCGGCTCGCCGGCCGGCCGCGCCAGTCGCGCCAGTATCGTCCCGGGCCCGCCGGGACCGGTCGGCCGGCTCACGGGTCCTCCGGCAGGAAGTCCTCGGGGTGGTCGTGCCCGAACGTAGCCAGATGCGTGCCGTCGAGGAGTTCGACGTGCGAGTGGAGCCGCCCCCGCTCGCGGGCCGCGGCGGCGAGGTCGGCCGCCGCCGGTTGTCCGAGGTCGACCCCGCCGACCAGCAGGACGGCCAGTCGGCGCTCGGGGTCGCTCACGCGCGTCACCAGGAATAGATCCGTGCCGACCCGGCGCCGAAACGCCGCCGACTGCCCGAACTCGCCGCGCTCGGCGACCGCGGGGAGCGACTCTCCCACGCCGTCCGGGGCGAGATACACCAGCCCGGAGCGGTCGGTCTCGCCCGCGCCGGGCGCGAGCGGGGCGACGTGGCCCGCGCGGACGACGACGACCTCCCAGCCGTCCGTCCGCAGCTCCTCGGCCATCTCGTTGGCTTCCCGTACTGTCCGTCCCCAGGGAGACGTCTCGCCGTCCGTATCGACCGACATACCTGTGCCTCTCACTGCTGGCGTATGGGTGTTACGAACGTATGGATAAATAGACTATATTGATGAATATACCTATAATTCTGACCCGTATCTAAACGTATTACGAGTCAAAACCTACTTAATTGCTCGATAAAACAATCCTACCGATGCCAGAAAAACAGACTCGGCGTCGGTTCCTCACTGCGGCGGGCGCGGGTGCCGCGTCCCTGCTGGCCGGCTGTGGAAGCGACACGTCGGCGCCGACCGACGGTTCGGGTGACGGTTCGAACGAGGACGGTTCGGGTGACGGCTCCAGCGGGTCGGACGGCTCCGACGGCGGTGACGGGTCGGACGGCTCCGGCGGCGACGGCGAGTCGGACGACGACTCCGAGGAGACCTCGGGCGGGTCCGCCGGCGGCGTCCTCGACATGATGGCGACCGGGAACATCCAGACGCTGGACCCCATCAACGCGAAGGGGTCGGGCGCGGGCTACGACCAGTACGGTCGCTCGCTCATGGAGTTCCGGAACGGGCAGTACCCCCCGGAACCGGCGCTGGCCGAGGGCTACGAGCTGTCGGAAGACGGGCTGACCTACACCTTCGACCTCAAGCAGGGCGTGACCTTCCACGACGGGTCGGAGCTGACCGCCGAGGACGTGGTCTATTCGTTCCGCCGGCTCGCCGAGTCCGAGAACTCGCGCAACCAGGACGACATCATCGGCGAGACGATGCGCATCCAGCACGAACGGGACGCCGCCCTGACGACCCCCTCGGGCGAGGCGACGGCCGACGACATCGTCCCCGGGTCGCTGGCGGTCGAGGCGGTCGACGACTACACCTTCGAGATGACGCTCGCCTCGCCGTTCCAGTACACGCTCTTCCAGATCTCCGGCGGCGCGTTCGCGATCCTGCCGGCCAACGCGGTCGGCGACGTCGAGAGTTACGACGGCGAGTACAGCTACAACGAGTTCTTCAGCACGGAAGGCGACGGTCCGACCTACGCCGGGCTGGGCCCCTTCCAGGTCGACTCCTGGACGAAGGGCAGCCAGATCCAGCTGTCGGCGTTCGACGACTACTACGGCGAGGGCCCCGAGCTCGACGGGATCACCTACACCGTCGTCTCCGACGGCCAGACCCGCCTCAACCGCTTCCGCAACGGGAGCGCCCACATCATCGAGTCGCTGCCGACCGCGTC
This DNA window, taken from Halosimplex litoreum, encodes the following:
- the pstC gene encoding phosphate ABC transporter permease subunit PstC, which produces MATNQQRDPDGWQSRLASRLARFREFVQDTENDAVAAGAIGALSLVSAFVGFLATSPYTSLFALGFLMAVTYGWLRHQELAARGVTLAMTVSTVVILALITFFIFYEAWPILQDESGTVFGIWVPGLEMFTTTAWTPAQADKQYSMLPMIQGTVLVTVIATVVAGPLGVAAALFISEIAPGPVREVVKPGVEILAGIPSIVYGFLGFTVLSPWASDAFSLVGQGTYLFVGIVVGLMALPTVVSVAEDAINSVPESMKSGSLALGTTDWQTMTTVTIPTAFSGVSAAVLLGVGRAIGETMAATVMLRNTPTVAEPLYNVFYGFETLTSLIAANYGSSSGFQKDALFVAGCILFVTVLFLSIGSQLIERRMDRKVGGVE
- the phoU gene encoding phosphate signaling complex protein PhoU, whose amino-acid sequence is MTREGYQAALDDLRTDVCALGDDVLAQLDDGLTALTKGDDGLAEDVIDGDAAINDRYLDLEGDCVDLLALQQPVASDLRFVAASFKILTDLERVGDLATNLGRYALAAERPADEVDVQAIGADARDQVSAALDAYETGDADGCRAVAARDDELDAHCQRASERVVRDLLEGEAGEDSWAVERVLDDVSRLLLTIRDLERVGDHGVNVAARTLYMIETDPELLY
- a CDS encoding ABC transporter substrate-binding protein — protein: MPEKQTRRRFLTAAGAGAASLLAGCGSDTSAPTDGSGDGSNEDGSGDGSSGSDGSDGGDGSDGSGGDGESDDDSEETSGGSAGGVLDMMATGNIQTLDPINAKGSGAGYDQYGRSLMEFRNGQYPPEPALAEGYELSEDGLTYTFDLKQGVTFHDGSELTAEDVVYSFRRLAESENSRNQDDIIGETMRIQHERDAALTTPSGEATADDIVPGSLAVEAVDDYTFEMTLASPFQYTLFQISGGAFAILPANAVGDVESYDGEYSYNEFFSTEGDGPTYAGLGPFQVDSWTKGSQIQLSAFDDYYGEGPELDGITYTVVSDGQTRLNRFRNGSAHIIESLPTASFNPDNVSIEERNGNRSVGTYSFGNGTTVNYGEIPALTTEYIVFNTLNVPLPVRRAFAYAMNQHDIAESVYKGTGKPAYHITPPAPYPTFEDGQSGEASYDAHAESGANSNTEFGADGYPYGYGETLLDEARAVMEEAGYGPDNRFSITATTISGDDGYRQVFTRLQPKLNSAYIDMEITEASFGTIISQAISGSMEVFGLGDGMEYPGPQNFLRFLHGSNPSTQFTRWGAEDSYYSEEYRGIAREAWDENYAAEGTTQEDHNEAFQTVEEINWASVQELPFLHPTSQRLWHDSVDVEMYGVMENQTFDQVTLDE
- a CDS encoding AbrB/MazE/SpoVT family DNA-binding domain-containing protein; its protein translation is MQTRKLQQVGGGTYTVSIPKEWANDHQLEAGMELYLATHGDDSIVLRAAEKDVDELAAATVVVDGDEPALVRRALQAAHAVGFETVTLEPVESFTDEQRRAARSVVRNLVGTDLLVTNETEITVQHLLDAANVSVRQSVVQLQFTALSIHRSATDALVAADADAYERLRGRADEADRLFRMVARHLSRSLVSLEEIDRLGLTRPTLFDYYVTARQLEGVARRGVGVARAARRLPESLPDPVAENVRDAAEAARTVVDDATTAVLDDADEDLTAIALGGHERAVAEIEAVDAALFDEATAPFDGSTAATVALARALDHLTRTADRGAAVADVAARAAIRDRNV
- a CDS encoding PstS family phosphate ABC transporter substrate-binding protein — translated: MTRDSERPADRVSRRKFLLTSGAIGAAGLAGCSSGGDEDTATPEPENDDGGSSDGSSDGSDGSSSDEGTGGDASSSGSNEPSLLTGEGSSTVYPIANKGASYWNGNAPPSDGEYWGANDSGSVPGWSEIETDMHLADYFATQYGFEATETRSSPPYRATIGLSHSGTGCEAVTNGLVDIGNSSGPITAELDWSEEKRDEEVVDHVLGRDGQPIVVSQDIYDAGIDQLTAEQVRKIYQDEITNWSEIGGPDQEIFCIGRAVGSGTDTSFRLNMLGDAEAEMPGVDTRQGQNQGVAQLVRQNEGAIAYMALAFTGDAVRPIALEFDGTVYETSKDAENTIFDSAYPLNRDLHMYTQITEDTPSGTDMREGAFMRMFLTQFGQQVFVEDNNYIPLPTADLEAELGKLPDTA
- the pstB gene encoding phosphate ABC transporter ATP-binding protein PstB, translated to MSETEPQAESTARSSETTTGETDERIREEWSDYSFEGEAKLSVEDLDVHYGDDHALKGVSMDIPEESVTALIGPSGCGKSTYLRCLNRMNDRIKAATIDGSVQLDGEEIYQDGVDLVELRKEVGMVFQAPNPFPKSIRDNITYGPRKHGDLDTGLLARLTGRDDSEDADELVHRALEQAAIWDEVEDRLDDNAMGLSGGQQQRLCIARCLAVDPDVILMDEPASALDPVATSKIEDLIEELAKDYTVVVVTHNMQQAARISDQTAVFLTGGELVEYDDTEKIFENPESQRVEDYVTGKFG
- the pstA gene encoding phosphate ABC transporter permease PstA — translated: MAGATESSVVRGDTSTYETVAALTVGLAAVLFFLGLAATVELVSITGTLVGLPTLTTLGLLLVLMGVAVGGFGLISYRGIFPTDPRASAGLVAAGLFAGLWGLIGALVAAETLGLGLLGGLAGGLLVGGAAFFATALPREDVGSTLPAGALAILFGLIFLLGIVGPEWSWSPANFPDAQAVTFFARTVAPFAVMSSSLVVGWAAAKAYGGFGARGRHLGAYLLVYLNAMAIIAILIALVAFVVFKGFGPVTEGIAVGLGVGPATTIGLLGFSFDVAWPVYWPFLMNGASLFTDITGVFPAIVGTAWLVIGAVVLSVPLGVGAAIFLTEYAEQGRFTNVVEVATNALWSTPSIVFGLFGAAFLVPRFTPQPQKSLLSGMITLGFMLLPLVVITAREAMIAVPDEYRDASAALGVSKWQTIRSVVLPAAMPGVVTGVILGVGRIAGETAPLLLTMGGGSFVPAGQRAKVLNSFQLSLSPPFVTNPELTQATTALPYQLYQVVLTGTGQTAGVNDITAFGWGTALVLLGVVLAFYAVGIATRQYFRSKLTYE
- a CDS encoding DUF7529 family protein, which translates into the protein MSVDTDGETSPWGRTVREANEMAEELRTDGWEVVVVRAGHVAPLAPGAGETDRSGLVYLAPDGVGESLPAVAERGEFGQSAAFRRRVGTDLFLVTRVSDPERRLAVLLVGGVDLGQPAAADLAAAARERGRLHSHVELLDGTHLATFGHDHPEDFLPEDP
- a CDS encoding metallophosphoesterase family protein, translated to MSRPTGPGGPGTILARLARPAGEPTRIAVVADPHVATRAEGTSKLFERTRPHFEAALADIAERDVDAVLSPGDLTKDGEPWNYEAVDESLADLDAPFHAVPGNHDVPKERDEHETPTLGRFVERYTPEDPVARGPDGLSYRVRVGDLDVVGLNSAGTAERLTDSHEGHVDADQREWLADQLSHAGTAIVLIHHNLPAVTDQLDAHRAAVEPELADIPAMRDPEPLVETLASGDVPLVLSGHYHLPTTAVSGGSSDDGSDGVPASGASERSSEQRSDGVREIAAPTTCSFPQSYLLCDVTPDGTTVRLVPVADSVGLETAHARRAADSATARGLTGIAAARLAAAPLVDER